From Coleofasciculus sp. FACHB-T130, a single genomic window includes:
- a CDS encoding thioesterase family protein, translating to MQKFISRLRVRYHEMDSLGHVNNAVYQHYLEHAAVEHDEHLGFNQKVYQELGGGFVMRRIEIDYLRSAVAGDRLEITTWLHLIQGTRAIRRYEIRKQEEAPLLVTAEALWVWVDLAAMRPRAIPKQILDAFGQLFESAVSE from the coding sequence ATGCAAAAGTTCATAAGCCGACTGCGCGTGCGATACCACGAGATGGACTCCTTGGGGCACGTTAACAACGCAGTCTATCAGCATTACCTAGAACATGCAGCAGTCGAACACGATGAACATCTCGGCTTTAACCAGAAAGTCTACCAGGAACTCGGCGGCGGCTTTGTAATGCGGCGGATCGAGATAGACTATTTGCGTTCTGCTGTTGCAGGCGATCGCTTAGAAATTACCACCTGGCTGCACCTAATTCAAGGAACCCGTGCCATCCGTCGCTATGAAATCCGCAAACAGGAAGAAGCTCCGCTATTAGTGACAGCAGAGGCGTTGTGGGTGTGGGTGGATCTTGCCGCAATGCGTCCGCGAGCCATCCCTAAGCAGATCCTAGATGCCTTTGGGCAATTGTTTGAGTCTGCGGTATCCGAATAA
- a CDS encoding CHAD domain-containing protein, with protein MKKHTQEKAKTLGDWAYLAIEKHFQKTIKHESDVIKDKDPEALHQMRVGIRRLRSAVKGFAPALDLPKSAQENKIGKIGHRLGGLRDLDVLQDALKNRYHPNLPSKEQKSLKEAMNALDKQRQHALEQVRDTLEHQQYNKLKQSLQGWLKHPTYQEIAQMPVEPVLPDLLLPEISQLLLHPGWLLGVEFKAGQIEGKELKQSAVSRLLADEGEVLHSLRKEAKRVRYQMELFSDFYGPAYAGYLQDVKSVQETLGKIQDCVVLVDVLSDVLHSKLKHQLPTLTEQLDQTVYEAWQEWQPLQERYLNSQTRQAFHLALLQPRDESDIDNEPKNEHTNEHKNQQSGLKDGTSGIGFGT; from the coding sequence AACGATTAAGCACGAATCTGATGTTATCAAAGACAAAGATCCAGAAGCGTTACACCAGATGCGCGTGGGAATTCGTCGCCTGCGTTCGGCGGTAAAGGGCTTTGCACCCGCGCTGGATCTTCCCAAGTCAGCTCAAGAAAACAAGATTGGCAAAATTGGTCATCGTCTTGGCGGTTTGCGGGATTTAGACGTGCTTCAGGACGCCCTAAAAAATCGTTACCATCCGAATTTACCCTCTAAAGAACAGAAATCTTTAAAAGAGGCGATGAATGCTCTAGATAAACAGCGCCAGCACGCGCTAGAACAAGTCCGGGATACCCTAGAGCATCAGCAATACAACAAACTCAAGCAATCGTTGCAAGGGTGGTTGAAGCATCCGACTTATCAAGAAATTGCTCAGATGCCGGTAGAGCCGGTTCTGCCAGATTTACTGTTGCCAGAGATAAGTCAGTTATTGCTCCATCCAGGTTGGTTGCTAGGAGTTGAATTTAAAGCAGGACAGATTGAAGGCAAAGAACTAAAACAATCAGCTGTATCGCGACTTTTAGCAGATGAGGGAGAAGTTCTCCACAGCTTGCGAAAAGAAGCCAAGCGCGTGCGTTACCAAATGGAACTATTTTCTGACTTCTATGGCCCTGCTTATGCAGGTTATCTGCAAGACGTAAAGTCAGTTCAGGAAACTTTGGGAAAAATTCAAGACTGCGTTGTTTTAGTAGATGTGCTGAGTGATGTCTTGCACTCCAAGCTCAAACACCAACTACCGACGCTAACTGAACAGCTAGATCAAACTGTTTATGAAGCATGGCAAGAGTGGCAACCCCTACAAGAGCGTTACTTAAATTCCCAAACAAGACAAGCCTTTCACCTGGCATTGTTGCAGCCGCGCGATGAAAGTGATATTGACAATGAACCGAAAAATGAACACACAAACGAACACAAGAATCAACAAAGTGGCTTAAAAGATGGGACTAGCGGTATCGGTTTTGGCACATAG